A genomic region of Alnus glutinosa chromosome 11, dhAlnGlut1.1, whole genome shotgun sequence contains the following coding sequences:
- the LOC133881984 gene encoding uncharacterized protein LOC133881984: MNNEDQELSRKRKSSSQDFQITTRRSYPELEDDETDVQLTLSLSFRPTKPRRALSEDQLQPQPQPQPQPQPQPQPQPQPPVIAQTSLSLPVYRQEGGPSRRVRRSPAQVLREGKTDIVPAPFPWATTHRATVHSLNYLLSMEIVTVTGNVQCKRCERHYEMEYDLKEKFFEVGSYIANNKSAMHDRAPAVWMNPALPKCKFCGQENSAKPIISEKKKAINWLFLLLGQMLGCCTLEQLKYFCKHTKNHRTGAKDRVLYLTFLGLCKQLDPDGPFDR, encoded by the coding sequence ATGAACAACGAAGACCAAGAACTCAGCCGGAAGAGAAAGAGCAGCAGCCAAGATTTCCAAATCACAACAAGAAGGTCGTATCCAGAGCTCGAGGATGACGAAACCGATGTGCAGcttactctctctctttcctttcgACCCACCAAGCCTAGAAGAGCTCTGTCGGAAGACCAACTCCAGCCGCAGCCGCAGCCGCAGCCACAGCCACAGCCACAGCCGCAGCCGCAGCCGCAGCCGCCAGTCATTGCTCAGACATCGTTATCACTGCCAGTGTACCGACAGGAGGGCGGCCCGTCTCGACGTGTTCGGCGTAGCCCGGCGCAGGTGCTGCGGGAGGGAAAAACCGATATAGTGCCTGCTCCATTCCCATGGGCGACCACTCATCGAGCCACAGTCCATAGCTTGAATTACTTGCTGTCAATGGAAATCGTTACCGTCACCGGCAACGTCCAGTGCAAGCGGTGCGAGCGCCACTACGAGATGGAGTATGATCTGAAAGAGAAGTTCTTTGAAGTGGGTTCTTATATCGCGAACAACAAGAGCGCCATGCACGACCGGGCTCCGGCTGTGTGGATGAATCCGGCTCTTCCTAAGTGCAAGTTCTGTGGGCAAGAGAATAGCGCGAAGCCGATTATTTCAGAGAAGAAGAAGGCGATCAACTGGCTGTTTTTGCTTCTGGGGCAAATGCTTGGTTGCTGTACGCTTGAGCAGTTGAAGTATTTCTGTAAGCACACCAAGAATCATCGGACGGGTGCCAAGGATAGAGTTCTCTATCTCACATTCCTTGGACTCTGTAAACAACTTGATCCTGATGGCCCTTTTGATCGATAG